The Solenopsis invicta isolate M01_SB chromosome 12, UNIL_Sinv_3.0, whole genome shotgun sequence DNA window TATGTAAGTACGAAGGGTACGCGACCCGGAAGAAGTCTCTTCGACCTTCCTCCCGATTTATAGTTCGATCATCTGTCTGCCGGAACAATCTTCATCGACTTCCGATGGCTTTCTCAATGAGATCTGGAAGATTCCTCGATggaattgttttttcttttgtggAAATGTTTAGGCTTATTAGTAGAAGCTATATTGAAATGATTTATTAGCTTATCTCGCGATTAAATAAGTCGGggataataatttgaaaaatatttgataagtatagcgatttcgaattttgaaaatatgaataggtatccaaatatatttttctatgaatTACAAGTAGAAAAAGAAGtggttaacttgactaaatttttcaacttgattaaatttcttcagttcaagcatttatgtatttaacttaaaacttcagtttaagcatttatatatttaactcaaAATTTAGTTGagctaacaatttttttctcagcataattttgtttttatttgacatCAGAACAATAAATGAATACGCTCTTCTGAAATAAACTCGATATACAAAACTTGCGAATGAAGAAATTGTTATTGGGATATTCGTTGAAAACATCTCGTAGCTTCCTCTATAGTGAATCCTGGATCATATACAAGTCTGTTCCATTTACAATGGATTACTTATGAAACACATATCGAAATGTGTTTTCCAATGTGAACTGCATCAATAAAGTTGTGTTGTGCATGaattattacgaaaattatttCCATGCTTTCAATCTGCCCACCTCTACATCCTTTTCTGATATTCATCGTTTATCgtactgtatatataaaatccTATTGCTTTACAcgtgattttacattttaaataacttctgtaaattattgtgataaataatgTTGCGTTGcagaattaaaactttaatcCTATTTCTATATCttctatataattctatattttctaTATCTAATTCTGTATCTtcttaatatctaaaatttcttttagaaaaatatccAGAGCAGTATTGCGGGCaaactaaaaaaatagattatcgGAGAATCAGTTTAGCACATCCGCGAGTTCGTGGGAACCAATGAAGATAATGTTTCTTTTCtcgtataaaatttcttttaaaaaaatatgtattaaaaactCCAATGGTTTGAAGACTCGTgcatctttcaaatttttaacttgttatAATTTTGCCGCTTGTCACGCTTTTATTAGATTGAGTTGATCTGTTGAATTAACCGGAAATAATTGTTTGAAGTGCTTCGGAGAGCAAtcggaaaaaaattatgacaattctaaattttaaaaagtaatgtgTGTTGCAAAAGTCTggtcaaaaacattttttttttttaatcgcgcATTCTCAGTTGCTGTGTGATGATTATAGTTAtctaagattatttttttttctctgaaaatCGACGAGTCTGTTTAAAATTTGCGTATAAATTCCAAAACCAATAAcacataaatcttttatttgcttttaatatCTGCATCTTCAAAAATTCCTCTTGCGCTATTCTTTGCGAATAGTCGCGGTTCTCTCTCCCTCAAGGCGAGAGACTGCAATGTAAGCATTTATGCGTGCAGGCACGCACGCATAAAATGCTTTACGCATAGTAAATGCCAGGGAAACGAGTGCGGGGCGGACCATCGAAACAATACGTTGGCGCGATACGCCAACTCGAAATGGGGCCAGAATAGTGAAGAAAGAAACAGAGAGACTAGCGGTGGTCTTCGTTAGAATTGGGCAACGaggctctctctttctctacctctctctccctctcgttTTCGACTCAGGGCTCTGTCAAAGTCGGCATATAGTCGGCAAGCTGCTACAGCTGCAGCTGCTATCTCAGTAGTAAAGCAGAGAGCGACCACGATCCGGGAGACCCATCGCTCGCGCCTGGTCGCGCGAGGTCTTTGCTTCTTCTGAGAGAATAGATTCTTTTTTCCCTTTGGAaaccattctctctctctctttctctctctctctctctctctctctctctctccctcccccgtCGTTTTGCCCACGTAGTGCGATTGATTTAGGTGCTTGTGTCGTGATTCGTTGTGGTGTTGTTATTGGTGGTGGTGTTGACTGAATCGAGTCTGGAGCATGACGAGGAGGCACACGTTGATCGTGAAACTCAAGAGATCGAGCACCGGCAGACCATGGGGCATAAGGATCGCCGGAGGCGCCGATTTGGGCACGCCGATCGTCGTCACCCGCGTGAGTccgcttcttcttctttctctcgtcTTGATTCCCGCCCGATTTCTTCACGTCTTTAGTTAACCTTTGATAATTAAatcatcaattaaaatttttgctgcGAGGTTCAAATTAGGCTCCAATGTTGACTCCAGATATGTTCTAAATCTCTGTGATCTTTAAAAAAAGGATTGATGACACGACAATGAAAATATGATTAGTTTAAAGctgcacaataaaaaaaaaattatacattttttaatatctaaataGAATCAAAGAAGTTCAATTTCAAGTTAATCAATTAGCTATTGATAATATTCCaggaattataaattatacgttAAACATTGCAATTTTATGTGTTTATGGTTTACTTGTcacatgtattaaaaatatacctttaaaaaatagatttgagCTTTATACCTTTTAACGTGTGAAAATTCAaataacaaaagataaaatctTTTGGTCATAGAAAATTCTTGCCTTTTATTTGCATCTTTAAGAATCCCACCCACTTTTAATGATATAAATCTTAGATTCGTGTTTTTAAGCGCTACAATGTTAAGCCGCGAGTTCTCGAACGTCCCGAGAGGAAAGTGACAAGTCCCTTTCCTTACGGCATTTGGCAACTAGTCGTGTTCCATATTCGAGCAAACATTTTATCCGGGCGGAATAAGTCGTTTCTTTCATTAAGGTTTTGTTACGGTGTCCACTTACTTGGCGTCGATACGATTTCGCGCTGGCGAACGTTGCGGCGGAACAATAGAGGTAAACGTAACGTAATCCCTGTGAACATTTAAAATGGAATAGGCTGCCAAGGAATTTTCAAATCGACGATTCGATCTAGCGCCTGTTGACATTGATACACGATACGGCACGTTGCATTGCTCAGACTCGCGCCGACCTTTAAGAAAGTGTtccaataaattaattagctacgtcagtaactgatgatattgcATCAGCTTGTtggaacattattttttacggGGAACCACGATCCAATGAGCCGAAGTGTCTTCTCACTCTAAACGCGTGAACATCGAAGAGAATTTAGAATtcgaaatgttgaaaaaaattttcttagctctttataatattatcttactctatttttattttcttcaaggaataaattaataaataattctaatacTCAATTACAATCTATATGTGTTTGCCCCGTAATATCCCGTACTTAATTTATGTTATTCTAACTCTATAAGCActacaatattcctaaaatattattttaatattatatatatatataggaatattgtattaatgttatatgtctgttttatgtaattatttcaatatctgtgaaatattatgaaaatgttctatgaatattagtgttataataaattaatatgaattattatgcacaaactttataattattacatttaaaaattataatattcccgataatttgaaatattgaattaaataatgttatttacttcttatataatattcacataatattcatatatttatattatcaaaagtgaacatataatcactttttattaatattaaataatattaaataatattgtagcgcttataggaaAGTGATACtcttagtttttcttttatacatctTTATTAGCATCTTTTCTGATCTACTTTAATTTTTCTGGGTTGTTGAGGGCACATCCACCAAATtgtaattgtgaaaaataaatttaaaagtttgaaatgatGACTGACAGTCTCTtgagaataatataattattttgatataattttaaagattagtACAATTGTCGGGTTGATATTCTGATTGCAGTCGGAGAACGAGGCGCTCCAGAGGGGTGACATGATCAAGAAGATAGACGATTACGACGCGCGCGACGTGAGGCATGTAGACGCACAGAATCTCCTCCAAAACTCCGAAACCATAAAGCTAGTCATCGAAAGGTCTGAGCCGTCGAGAGCATCATCACGTACAAGCATCGACACTAGCATCACCGCGTCACCATCACCACCCACGATTTTCAGGCCGATCGTTGGCAACGGGGCTGCGGCCACTAGTCTGTCAGAATGCAATACTATCTCTATATATTGCTACCACGTGTTTTTTTAATTCGCAATGCCGTCGCGACAATGACACCACGCTGCCGCCGCCGCAATATCGCAGCACGTCGCTGATTAATCAGTTTCTCTGTTCGCACAAAAGCACGACTGACATTTCTGGCCGCTGCATTGGAGCCTTTACCACTTACTTTTGCACCCCGGCGATCGCCTTTAACCGATAACGGGCTCTTCTTCGGGACGTGCGAATCGGAATTTAAAATGCTGATTTTTTTCGagttaaaattaagaatattgcTTTGGCACAATTAATTCTGTACAATTAATATATTccgcgttaatatttattttgctcaGAGGCTTTGATACTTTTTCTCCTTCGCGGAATCACAGcatgtttttaatgtattaaaggCGATCGTCGAGAAATCGCCACGAAGCTGCTTATGTTTCACCGCTGTTGCGACACGAAGCTGCGCACGAACTGTCGTATTTTAATGTCTCTTGTAATTCCTTTACGTAGGTACAAGCAACCAAAGGAACATCCGCAACAATTACCGAAGAGTCCAGTACCACCACCTTCGGTCGAGGAGTATAGGTCAACGCCAACGCCGGAATACACTGTTCGCAGCGCGATCCTTTTGCCGCACGAACATCTCGACGAGATTCGCGAGGAAAGGGTTCACCTGTCGCAGGTATTTCAAACTACGTGCTTTTTAtcaaacgttatttttatagaaataaagattttctagaaataaaatttaaataaaccgAGTAATtagaagtaattaaattatgctagaaataagagaaataaattaCGTCGAAATTCTTACTTTGATTTTATGAAGAATTGCTTTATggagtgaaataaaaataaatcttcttaaataaatctttttccaaGTCGACTATAAAAGCGTTTTTCTTTTGAAAAGAATCTTGATTGTGTTAAAAGCAGAATTGGGTAATAAtgagttaaaaagttaaaaattatacaataaagttaaaaagttaataacttaatttaattaatgttaaataatttaatttttaactttaagttattttttaaacgcaTTTAAACGCATTTAAACGCTTTTTTCTAaggtaaaaatttatctttgttaAAGGAAAacctataaaagaaaaaatacattttcacataaaaaaacaatatttctttgttattttatataagcttacataaatttacaaataaaatatttgatgatccatattatgaattatataattgttttgaaaaatctaacttacaaatttctaatttaataagaataatatttttcaaaattaacttgtaatttaactcaatttaacgtaatttaatttatcttaatgtaatttttaactggTTATTCTTTTGTttgtgtaacttttaacgtagctaaattaattttatacgttatttaactttatacttaatttaacttaatttattttaaaaaatagccTAACTTACCCAAGCCTGATTGAAAGTCAATCTGTCTTGCTCAAGTACAGCTGGATTTGTTTAGATCCGGCGGCGAATTCGATACACATCAACGATACGCCTTAGGAAACAATTCCGAGGAATTGCGGGAACGGAAGTGCATTTAGTCTGCGCTTAAGGTTTTAGAAACAAGCTAGAAAATCGAATTTCCGAGCACGTGTCGACACAAATACAAATTTACTGGAGAGTTCGTTGATCCGCGCGAAGGAACAGTCGACTTTGTTTCATCGTAAATCAATGCCCGACATCGGTATTTGTTTCTTTCTCGAATTGAAATGGTCTGCATTGGTAGAACGGCGTTGAAAAATATCTCTTGCGCAAATTGTTCTTAATGTGATCGAAATGTTTCCTACATGGGAAAATAACACAAGACTGAAAGATATTTCAGAACGTTCAGGCATAAGTATACTTAGGGAAGAAAAACTCTctatttatgatttaaaatttaaattaaaactcgttaattaaatttattagttaatgataaatgagaaaagaaagaatCGCGCGCTCTTACGCAAGATTATTGATATCAGCAGACACCAGGGTTCGGCGGAACGTAATTGACAGCTTCGTACGAAATTATGCAAGCGAAAGCTAAAAGTAGATACAAAGTACAGAGCTAAGACCGTTTCGTCGTAAATCCCTGCCTATCGCTAGCGCCATAAACGTCTtccatatttattttgcaaaggTTCTCGGGGATTTTTTCTCGTAGCGAGCTGTCGAAAGCATCCTAAAAAAATCATCTAAATTGACAGGATTGTTCTTACATCTGAGAAcgcttttctttgttttcttttaagtaatgaTTTGAAAAGCAAGAGCTTAGCTTTACTGAACTCATTAAAGGAAGAGAAGGAAACTCATACAGTAGAGCATATAGAAAaagcattgcaaaatattgctgcaatgtttcagcaacattgaAGCAATGGTAAAATGTTCGCTTCAGAAATATCGGTACTATTTCGGTAATATTTGTAGCAACATGTATAATATTGTcttaatattgctgcaatattgctaacACATTGTAGCAATTGTTTGCAAATTTTCGCTATTCTGTACTGTACGGGAAGGATTGTAATACGAGCCAAATGTTCGATCCGCTCATATTACGGAGCAAGTTCTGGAAAAGTAGATTAAAGTACATCGTAAAGGAAGTATATTGGACCCGCGATTGCCGTTGCGAGAAACGGCCTCAGAAACTTTGGTTTCTCAAGTCCGTATGATCGTGGCGTCTGGCAAGCTCGAGCTCGTTCCGAAATACCCTTCTGCACTTTGAAATTCAATAACTCATTGCCGGATCACGCTACGGGTACGAATGACGCTGGTGTGACAGGACATTTGTCGCGTTTAATCCCGTACCTCCCACTCGTTTCGAAATGGCTTGTTTAAGCTGACGAAATTCTGGCCGTTAGTCGTTATTGCGGTAATCGATAACGGAATCGGGTAACGTACCAATTTTGGGAGAGCAAGAAGTCTCGCGAAAACGACagttgcaattaaagtttatgtaagTTTACGTAAACGCCCGATTAATTCGACTTATAGAAGTAGAAAACCAcgcgacttttttttttttttttttttttttatgacaaacTTTGCGATTTTAACGACAACGGGGCAATGATTTGCGATATCGCGATTTTACATCCAGATGTCTCCCGTCGTTTAACGGAGCGTTTAATCGGTTTTGCGAGAACGATACCGacgaagagaggaaagagagagaagcgcGTCATCGCGTTTATTACAGCGGCACCGCGTATATCGCGTGCATCAAGGTGCACCGTGCACCGCCGCGACTAAGCGCGAAACGAAGGCACGGAGGTGCCTTTATTCGTGGGAAGtgtgaatatatttttgttgGCCCGCCACGATGCCGGAAAGTCCGTCGCTACCAGTAGAGCCGGTTGCCACACGCTATAAATATCGCTTTTGCATCGAAACCACCTCTGCCTGCCCCGATCCGATACATCCCGCGGATCCAGGACGTCGTCGTTCACGCTTTCACCTTCCACATTCCCCGCACATTGacgaattctttttttttgcagccTTAAGTGATAAAACGTATAAGGAAGCAGACCTCTCTCTgatgtagtaaaaaaaatattttaattgaaaatgattTACTCCTTACTTAATGTTTGGAAATTAagattaatcatttatttctaatttcaagaagtttaatactattttttttttaggcaAAAGAATGTTTgcgaatttaatttctttttgcggTTTCTAGTGATAGAACGTATGAAAAATCAGACCTCTCtctgattaaatttattaaaaaatatttaaatagcaaatgattctaattcttttttaaatgatataaattataattaacattttatttataaatttaaaagattaatgtttttttatatatcgttAATGGTATATTTGATTGCAAAACAGAATGTTAccgaattaaatttctttttgcagCTTCTAGTGATAGAAGCGTATGAAGAATCGGACCTCTCTCTGacgcattaaaaaatatttaaattgaaaatgattTACTCTAATTTTTGGAAAGTAGAATCAATGTTTtacttgcaaattaaaaaagtttaataatgaTTCTTTTAAAGATATTGTTTGATTATGAAAAGAAATGTTTACGGATTTAATTCCTTTTTGTGCTTTCCAGTGATAAATTGTATGAAAAAGTAAACCTCTGTTCGACacgttaaaaagtatttaaattaaaaacaatgctCTGTCTTTTTAAAATGACATAAACTAGGATATCTTCTGAGGATATTTAAAAGTTCGAaaagatcaaattttttttttggaaaatatcgtaataatattatacatttttgattgcaaaaaagaATTTGCAATACCTAAAACATTTTGTGTGGCATTTAATGAATAGATAACGGAaatgaaagatttattatacaatCGAAATTTACATTCTCAGGTAACTATCTTGTTAATCTCGTCGCGGAATTTCGTTGCCAAAAAAAACACCTCCGATTATTCCGAGGCAATAATCAGCTCGTAAGAAATTTTAGAAGCTAagaacacaaataaaaatattgattacaaaTAGTGTCATTTAAAAGCAACATCTATTTCAATAGATTGTATATCTaacagaagaaaattaaaaaagttggcTCGAACATGAGAATTATCAATTGGCGTTAATTGAAGGATAGTCAgcaaaaatatacttttgacCCAAAGAATATGACACGTgtcttaatttataaatgtatcttTTTGACTCTTCAATCAAAACGATCTGTAATCCGATTACAACCTGCCGCGTCTGAGATTAACGAAGAATATTCGACTGATGTTTTTTCGGTGTCGGGAGCATTTACGTGGAGGGCGAGCGAGTTTCGAGAGAGGTCcccggagagagagaaagagagaggagagccGCGTGGAAAAGGCCAGAGTTAGTGCCGCCCGCGCTCGCGTCGAGCCAGTAGTGCTTAAGAGCGAATAATCCCGCGAGAGTCGCGAACGAGGGACGACACGACGCAAGAGCGAGGACGATTGCGGGAGCCGCGAAAGGGTTGCCGCGCGAGAAAGGGGTGACATAAGGTCGGAGGGAAGCTCTCTCCGCGGGACGCCTCTCGAGTGACGGAGACGAGAAAATGCCCGCTTACACGACCGTCTATCGCTACAACATCGAGCACCATCCGAAGGAGGAAGAGGCGGCCGTTTATTGGGTACGAAAGAAGAAATTTCATCAGTTTTTTAGATGCGTTAGAAGATGTTCCTCGTTGGGGAAGGGTAAAAACGCGAGGCTGCTTCCTCCCTTGCCCTTGAACGTGCAATTTTCTCGCGGCCAAAATGTGCTCGCGAATTTCGCGCGCGAGTGACATTGTAGCAAAAGCATCGTGGTGAcactcgaaaaaaaaaacgttaaacgcttcaaaaagtttcttatttatttatttttttattatattttcccaGAAATTTTTCCCGAATATTTGTGGACCGGAGATAATGCAAGTCACGCTGCATTTTAGGGTACCTGAATACTTTTGACGTCACGCTTGTTCTCTTTTAGTGaagatatttctcaaaattttttaaattaacatttaatcgctctatctaattaattaaatgatttatattattaaatagtattttatattataggaGGAGctacattatattacattatttcttcaatttatttatagtcGATTACATtgaataagatttaataaatataaattagaaatatatttacataattatatgatacataaattaattaatttattatttaataattacgttaTCTTTGACGTTAggtgattttataaatttcttctcATTCAAACGCTGAGTTACACTTGAACGATAGAACGATCTCGCTCCGTTTTACAAAATCCGTTGTTTTGTGATTGGCATTTACGCGTGGGTTCACGACAAGATATAACAACGATAAAGCTTAAATTTAACAACGTCGCTGGGTCACcctaaaaatatcaaataacgCAAGTTTAGCTCCATCGACGCGTTTCGTATCGATATCGAATAACAACGAACAATAGAATCGCCAGATGATCTAGATCCGCGCATTGTTCAACCTTGACACGGTGCACAAACGTGGACGCATTCGCAGAACGATTCCGCTATTCGAAGAGGAATTTGATCAATTTCATCTATCTCGCCCCGCAAAAATTGCGAAGAGGTTGCACCGGTATCGGGGTCGATCGCGGCCGCCGAGATGAAAGGCGGACAGTCGCGCGCGGGGGTGAACGTAACGTGCGTTAATAACGCGCTATGCAATAAAACGCACGTCAGGCATCGCCATCGCGGATGCCGTTCATCGGTATCGCGTTCTATTTTCGTGAACGAGATCTGGGTTACTCACGAACACGCGAGAGAACACGCGTCATACAAAGATTCGACACACCCACGGCCCAAGTTTTCCGAACCCATTTTTTCTgcgaaaaaattggaaattttttttttcaagagcgATGTTTCAAGTGCGACAATTAATTAACAACTGATCAGTGTGCCTCAGAATTAGagacgattttttaatttttaaaattctgttaCCTGAATAATATTCTGGTGAAAATGTACCATATATTGATCTTTTGGACACACTTTCGAAGTAAGAAGCGATAATTGTAAAACATTCTGTATCATGATGGAAAGTCTATCATCTATTtctaatgtttattattttttgttagacCATAGCTTCAATtaaacgtttgaaaaaaatctttgcaaaaaattcaaaaatgtgtaaatacTCCAAAAAATAGCATATCTATATTGAATGTGTTTAATtactatttcaattaattaattaattttagtttgatagtacttttttttcaatttgaaaacAACTTTAACGTCAACAAAATTTGCATTAGAAATGGAGCGAATCGGAAGTTTCTCGTTATGGAACTAATTCAATTATCATCTTAATTATAATGTTGTCTTGCAGAGTGCATTAATGAAGTCGAGACATCTGTGCGTTAGCGTTCCTCTTGCCAACTTGCCTCTTGCTCCAATCGGTTTCCAAAGAGTTCAAGTTTCACCTCTACGCCAAGCAATAAACACTCCGTGAAACAGCTGTTTTGCTCCGTCTGAATTTAGTTTGAGAGACCTTTTACAAAACGACGCACGAGCGTGTGCGCTCTCTCGCGCAAatcttctaaaaaaagaaaaagattatagaTGCGCGAATAAAAATTTCGTTGAAGGCGGCGAGATTAATTGAATCAATCAATCGTActcgattttttaataatcattacttTACCGCTTTTGACAGACAAAatctctcctccctcccctccaaatattaaacatataaatataaaaaagctttattaaattttttttttttcaagaaaat harbors:
- the LOC105202657 gene encoding uncharacterized protein LOC105202657 isoform X6 translates to MTRRHTLIVKLKRSSTGRPWGIRIAGGADLGTPIVVTRSENEALQRGDMIKKIDDYDARDVRHVDAQNLLQNSETIKLVIERSEPSRASSRTSIDTSITASPSPPTIFRPIVGNGAAATSLYKQPKEHPQQLPKSPVPPPSVEEYRSTPTPEYTVRSAILLPHEHLDEIREERVHLSQPYRTTPLVLPGAKVKKDAPLGECYLRHHPNPMIRAAPHHYEPAHPEVAMKQKVAETVLQRVVGPNDVPKIVHKQFNSPIGLYSDQNIADTIKCQASAVPIFIDFSFLKQKQEIQEQARILKEQAKAASSKNVWPQFNRPN
- the LOC105202657 gene encoding PDZ and LIM domain protein 3 isoform X2, translating into MTRRHTLIVKLKRSSTGRPWGIRIAGGADLGTPIVVTRSENEALQRGDMIKKIDDYDARDVRHVDAQNLLQNSETIKLVIERSEPSRASSRTSIDTSITASPSPPTIFRPIVGNGAAATSLYKQPKEHPQQLPKSPVPPPSVEEYRSTPTPEYTVRSAILLPHEHLDEIREERVHLSQPYRTTPLVLPGAKVKKDAPLGECYLRHHPNPMIRAAPHHYEPAHPEVAMKQKVAETVLQRVVGPNDVPKIVHKQFNSPIGLYSDQNIADTIKCQASAVPLKKAIKYDPSKSEAYKALQEEEYGDHVQEVRQPARTGVFSPQKSNRVYQAPPKSPAAYGGSYRRPFPLPFVKDFTSDY
- the LOC105202657 gene encoding uncharacterized protein LOC105202657 isoform X9 translates to MTRRHTLIVKLKRSSTGRPWGIRIAGGADLGTPIVVTRSENEALQRGDMIKKIDDYDARDVRHVDAQNLLQNSETIKLVIERSEPSRASSRTSIDTSITASPSPPTIFRPIVGNGAAATSLYKQPKEHPQQLPKSPVPPPSVEEYRSTPTPEYTVRSAILLPHEHLDEIREERVHLSQPYRTTPLVLPGAKVKKDAPLGECYLRHHPNPMIRAAPHHYEPAHPEVAMKQKIVHKQFNSPIGLYSDQNIADTIKCQASAVPIFIDFSFLKQKQEIQEQARILKEQAKAASSKNVWPQFNRPN
- the LOC105202657 gene encoding uncharacterized protein LOC105202657 isoform X10, which codes for MTRRHTLIVKLKRSSTGRPWGIRIAGGADLGTPIVVTRSENEALQRGDMIKKIDDYDARDVRHVDAQNLLQNSETIKLVIERSEPSRASSRTSIDTSITASPSPPTIFRPIVGNGAAATSLYKQPKEHPQQLPKSPVPPPSVEEYRSTPTPEYTVRSAILLPHEHLDEIREERVHLSQPYRTTPLVLPGAKVKKDAPLGECYLRHHPNPMIRAAPHHYEPAHPEVAMKQKVAETVLQRVVGPNDVPKIVHKQFNSPIGLYSDQNIADTIKCQASAVPNRKYRSKRES